The genomic DNA AGCCAACTTTTTGTTGTAGGTGTTCACTTCATTgtggatttttttcaaacaatccCACCAAAAATACGAAAGATGTggattaaaaatattacaattGAACTTTTTCCAAAAAAGCATTACAAACTGATTAGCTGCTGGCGAGAGTTCCTTGCCACTCTTTCGGTATCGCAGTAGAAGGTGAGTCACGAACTCTGGGTCGTCGGTTGTTCCGAAGTCTAACAATCCTTCTCTGTCATTCTTTGGTAGACGGGAACGGCGGATCACTCGCATCGCGTCAAACATCCTCGACAGGTACTTGCTCATTTTCATCAAGCACTTCGCCACGGAAATGTTTCTACAGTGTTTGTACTCCTTATTCACCTCTCCCCAGTTTTCAATCATGGACACCCACAGGTCGTAAGTTGATAGCGGCGTGTAATATTGACACGTGGGAATTGCTTTCATCTGAAGACCCTGTACCACATGTCGAATGGCGCCTCGGGTGTGATATGCCTGTGCAGCGTAGAGAAGAGCCTTGGCGAGGTAATCTGCGAAACAGAAACAGCGTAGTTGAACATAACTGTCAATTCAAGCCAACATGTATATGATACCAAATCCTTagggttcttttttttttttcggaaattgtgaCGGTTATGATTCACTAGGAAAAGGACTTCGAGTTGTCCAAATCAGacgtccgattttgttaatcactcgtatgattacattCCGAATTGGGCTTCACTCGGTCCCTTTACCATTATAAACAGTTCTATAAATCTCTAGTCCGTCTAATATCTAATTACCTATTGATTGTATTTGGTAACCTCCTGTTTTCCCCTGTGACATACTTTGCAGGTACTCCTGGTACTTCTCATTGTGGGCTAATCTGAACTCAGCCAGTGGCTGCTTCTTCATTTTTCTCAAGGCCACCTGCTTGttcatttttccaaattctCTAAGCCAACCGAGCAACTCTTTCTTCGCCtctttatcttttatttttccaataGCTCCATTCTTCATCACCTTAAAGGAACCTTCGTTGTACTTGAAGACCTTGTAATAAGCACTGGCCAGTTCTTGCATTTTGTACCTCCCCATTTGCTCAAATTTGCGAAGACCGGAAGTAAATGAGGGGGGAAGGTTGGGAAACATTGAGGGCATGGCAAACTCCAGAGTGTAGGCGTAAACAT from Pocillopora verrucosa isolate sample1 chromosome 2, ASM3666991v2, whole genome shotgun sequence includes the following:
- the LOC131790032 gene encoding uncharacterized protein, whose protein sequence is MMSTLSILVFMLVQGHVVCDSEVFPVSIFDVDSVELQQIDSQENDEIEPLQGRSATERLEDPKVTTDDITWMDEIIKNYGFKKHPVADMWTEQPSFEGRLGTESFKSLAKKAEEFFLKFNKNRGISPWELLQKVTKNQNYKLLKITAARYLLVTHILWLVSGKKLTACKEKRDNYTGIPQSWKIPEGGVCFPKPYGSATYKSDYDVGLIGKDSGTVTQKFNSYFQTTFKLPSELVFDTNVYAYTLEFAMPSMFPNLPPSFTSGLRKFEQMGRYKMQELASAYYKVFKYNEGSFKVMKNGAIGKIKDKEAKKELLGWLREFGKMNKQVALRKMKKQPLAEFRLAHNEKYQEYLQSMSQGKTGGYQIQSIDYLAKALLYAAQAYHTRGAIRHVVQGLQMKAIPTCQYYTPLSTYDLWVSMIENWGEVNKEYKHCRNISVAKCLMKMSKYLSRMFDAMRVIRRSRLPKNDREGLLDFGTTDDPEFVTHLLLRYRKSGKELSPAANQFVMLFWKKFNCNIFNPHLSYFWWDCLKKIHNEVNTYNKKLAANVNEIEGMELFEPPPNNF